The Longibacter salinarum genome includes the window CTCCTCGATCTTCCGGAACGACAATCTTTCGATTACCGACCTCCTTACGGTCTGCATCCACCTCTACATATTCCCAGGAGCCTAGCGTAAACTTGAACTGTAACGGTCCAGGAGATGCCTCCTGAAGCGTGATTTCGTACAGCCCGTCACGGGTTTGCTTCAGGCGATACTCACTCTCTCCAGGCTCCCAATCGTTAAATGAGCCAGCGACATAAATCTCGGCTCCGTCGGGAAGAGTATCCGGGACATTTACTTTCAATCGTGCACCATTTGTAGGTGCGACGCGCCCCTCATTGCAACCACTTACGCTGAGAGCCACCATCATTCCCAGAATGAGAATCGTGAATGCAGCTCTGCTGACATTCTGAGTTGAGACGAACCGACCTGACGCCCGGCCGCTGGATACGTTTAAGCACATACGGAGATGAAAAAGCGGAAATCGTGAAGACAGGATACACAGACTCGGAAATCTGACAGGCAAATGCACATTCCTTTTCAAATCCGAGGGTTCCAAATGGCATTTACTGATTCTCCCCAACCATCCACTTTGTTCTAAGTTAACATGGATCGAGTCGGTTTTCGCCGGCTGCCGATCTCGAATCCTCCCCCGATGAATCCTTGGAGCCATGAAACTGCCGTTCGTGCTAGCCAGTCGTTTTGTTGCTGGCGAAACGCTGGAGTCGGCCCTCCCCGTCGTCGACGAACTGAACGCCAAAGGACTACACGTCGCTCTCGATCTTTTGGGAGAGCATATCCATGACCGGGAGAAAGCCGAGCGAGCACGGGATGCCTACATCGACCTCGTGCATACCATGGCCGAGCGGCCGAAGTCCCACCTTCGGAATCGGATCTCGATCAAGCTGTCGATGATGGGACAGATGATCGATGAAGACTTTTGCCTTGACAATCTGCGGCAGCTGCTTGAGGTCGCCGCGAGCAAGGATATCTTCGTCCGGCTCGACATGGAGGACTCCGACCTGACGCAGTCGACGCTCGACCTGTTCGAGACCGTGTATCCCGATTACCCCGACCACGTCGGTCCGGTGCTGCAGGCGATGCTCAAACGAACGGATCAGGACATCGGCCGCATGTGCGAGCTCGGTGCAAGCGTGCGGCTGTGCAAGGGCGCGTACGGCGAGCCGGCGTCCGTCGCCTATCAAGACATGGACATCATCCGGGCGCGCTACATCGACTATATGGAGCGCCTCCTGCAACACACGGACTACTCCGGTATCGCGACGCACGACGACCAACTTATTAATGCGACCAAAGCGTACGCGGCGAAGCAGGGTATTGCGCCGGAGCGATACGAGTTCCAGATGCTCTACGGCCTCCGGCCGGAAACGCAGGAGAAATTGGCCGCGGACGGCTACAACATGATGGTCTACGTCCCATACGGAACGGAGTGGTTTCCGTATTTCTACCGTCGGCTGCGGGAACGAAAGGAAAACGTGTTCTTTATTCTCCGCAACCTCTTTCGCTCATAACACATCGCACAGCGTATCAACCGGTTCCGCATCGTGTGTCATCAGCCGATTTATGACACAGTCCTTCTTCGTGGCGTGTCGTTGATCGTACGAGAAATAGATACAGGACAAGCAATCAGAAAAAAGGGCCGCCCGCATCACTGCCGGTGGCCCTTCGCGTATCTTGAACGTGTGGACGTGATCAACGAACCCGAATGCGCTGTCCTGGCTGGAGGCTCGTGCCCCGAATCTCATTCAAGTCCTTGATCCGCTCGACGGACGCACGGTGTCGTCTCGCAATTTTCCAGAGCGTGTCGCCGGAGCGAACCGTGTAGTAGGCACCTTTCGATTCCGTATCTCCACCTGCGTCCGCAATCATCTGGCGGGCTTCCGCGACCGACTGTCCGGCGACCGTAACCTGGTTGTTTACGCTGTGAACGCCGTCCACACGCGCCAGGACGCGCTCAAGCACCCGATGCTGTTCCGAGGTGTTGACGTCCCCAGACAGTGTGAGGCGTCCATCCTTCACCGTGGGGTGGAAGTCGAAGATGCGAAGTTGAGATTGCTTCGCGAGTGCGTGGATCACACGTGCTTCGGCACTGGCATCGTCAAGTCGCTGCTGCAACGTGCGCGTCGCGGCCGTCGTCGTTCGTGCCGGAACCGCCTTCTCGGCATCGACCGCGTGGGTCACAGGATCCGGTTCAGCCAGTGCTGTCTCAGGATCTGGAGCCGGCGGAGGCTGCAGAGCGTCCGACTGCATCTGGCAGCCGGAGACGAGGAGAGCAACGAGACCGAACACGAAAAGACGTGGAATGAACAACTTGACACGCATGAAACAATGGGCGTACGAAGCGAAGACGTGGGACTGCATAACCTAACAGCAAATCTCGTGCAAATCTAGCACGTCTGGCATAGAAAACGAGATTTTAAGATTTTGCGGCCGTGGCTTTTGGCTCCGCAACCCGTTTCTTCTCCGCCTGAGGATCCACGCGGCCGTGTTCGGCAAGCCATCGTTCTGCGTCAATAGCGGCCATGCATCCCGTTCCCGCAGCCGTCACCGCCTGCCGGTACTCATGATCCTGAGCATCCCCCGATGCGAAGACGCCGGGCACGTTTGTGTACGTCGAGTCCGGCTTCGTGATGATGTAGCCGTTGTCGTCTGTATCGAGCCACCCCATGAAGGGCTCCGTGTTGGGCGTATGACCGATGGCCAGGAATAGACCTGTGACTTCGTCCATCACGCGGGTCTCGCCTGTTTCGTTGTTGATCACCTCAATGCCCTCAACCTGATTCTCGCCGAGGACATCAATGACTTCAGTATTCCAAACGAACTCGATCTTGTCGTTTTCAAACGCACGCTCCTGCATGATCTTGGATGCGCGCAGCTCGTCCCGGCGATGCAGGACATACACTTTCTTTGCGAACTTGGTGAGGAAGGTCGCTTCCTCCATAGCGCTATCGCCTCCACCCACCACAGCAACCGTTTCGCCGCGGAAGAAGGAGCCATCGCATGTCGCGCAGGCCGTCACACCCTTTCCGATCAAACGCTGTTCATTCTCAAGACCAAGGTAGCGGGCAGACGCTCCGGTCGACACAATGACGGCTTGAGCATAGACAGGCGTCTCTTCGTCAACCAGGAGGCGATACGGACGCTCAGAAAAGTCGACGTGCGTCACGGTGCCATAGCGGGACTCCGTGCCGAACCGTTCCGCCTGCTGCTGGAACCGCTCCATCATTTCCGGCCCGAGAATACCCTCGGGGAAGCCAGGGTAATTCTCCACGTCCGTGGTTGTCGTCAACTGCCCACCGGGCTCCGGCCCCATGTAAATTAGAGGGTCTAGGTCCGCCCGTGCTGCGTAAATAGCAGCGGTCCAGCCCGCCGGGCCTGTACCAATAATAACGACATCGTGCATCTCCGCATCGGAGAAATCGATGTCGTCGAACATGGAGGTGTCAGGCGTCGTCGGGGCACCGTCGCCGGTAGTCCCGTTCGATGTGGAGTTTTGGTCTGCAGTAACAGCCATGTTATACGTCGTCTAAGTCGTTATCGTCCGGTCCGGCAGACACCTGAACGCCGGTGCCGGCATCAATATGCGGGCACCGGTCGTCCAGATTGCTCCGTCACATGCGTGCGCTACCTACGCAGGCTGACCGCTAAGTGCTTCGAGCTTCTTCGCGAGGGCGCTCTTCGCCATCGCACCGACGAGCTGCTCTTCTACTTCACCGTTCTTAAAGAATAGAAGCGTCGGGATCGAGCGTACGCCGTATTCCTGCGCCGTTCGTGGATTGTTGTCGACGTCCAGCTTGCCGATCTTCGCCCGCCCCTCGAAGTCGTCAGCCAGATCTTCGATGATGGGGGCGATCTGGCGGCAGGGACCGCACCAGGTTGCCCAGAAGTCGACGAGAACCGGCTTGTCCGCGTTCAGGACTTCCTCTTCAAAGTTATCGTCCGTCAGCGTTACGACATTTGGGTTGTCAGCCATAATCTTGGTTTGCTTGCAGGGAAAGTGATCAGGATGCCAGCGAGATAAACCGTCTCATTGATGCTACGGTTTCTCGGATTGCCATCCTTCATCGCAATAATACGATGAACAAGGAGCGTGCCGTTCTCGTGTCACGCAGCTTTGCAGATCGCTTCTGCCATCGCGACACGACATATACGCAGGCTAGCGTCGGTCACGTACATTTAGGCGTTCATCCGTTTCGGGATTGCGTTTTCGTAGACATCACTGATCGCGCCCACGTCTGCGTCAAGATATTCGCTTCCGGAGACGGTGAGCTTGAGATTCGCCCCTCCGACCTCACCAATACGGCGAACCGAGACGCCATCGATGTCCGCCAGCACCTCTTTCACTCGTTCTGCAGCATTAGCGCGCGTGGAGAACGTAATCCGGGACTGCGCCTCCCCGAATAGAATAGCATCTGCCCGGATGTCATCGACGGCACCGAGGTCCACCTGCCCACCGACCTGGCCGTGAATAGCCGATTCCGCCAGTGCGATCGCTAGGCCACCATCAGAGACATCGTGCGCGTGCTGCACGATGCCGTCACGGATCAGAGTGAGCATTGCGTTCTGTACGGCTCGCTCTTCCTCGAGGTCGATATAGGGAGCGTCTCCGGCTGTCATGCCGTGCAGCGTCGCCAAATATTCGGATCCGCCGATGTCGTCCCGGTGTGCCCAGGTGTCGGGCGACAGCAGAAAGAGCACATCGCCGTCTTCCTGGAATGCCGAGGTTGTGCTGTGCTCTGCGACATCGTCAACAACGCCAAGCATGCCGATGGTCGGGGTAGGGAAGACAGCTCCCTCCGGATGCTCGTTGTATAACGACACGTTCCCTCCGGTGACGGGCGTCTCCAGCGTTGTGCAGGCATCGCTCATACCACGGATCGCCTGCTCGAACGTCCAGTACACCTCCGGCTTGTACGGATTGCCGAAGTTCAAGCAGTTCGTAATGGCCATCGGTTTCCCACCTGCGCAGGTCACGTTACGTGCTGCTTCCGCGACAGCGATCTGCGCTCCACGCCGCGGGTTAAGGTAGACGTAGCGACCATTGCAGTCCGTCTTGACCGCCAGACCACGATCGGTTCCCTTCACTCGGACAATGGCCGCATCGCTCGGTCCCGGCCCGACCACTGTATTCGTACGGACCATTGTATCGTATTGCTCAAACACCCATCGCTTCGACGCAATATTAGGTGCTTCGAGTAGCGTCAGGAAGGCATCCGAGGCCGTCTCCGGTGTCACATCCTGAATACTCGTAGGATCGAATGTTCTGGTTTCGTTCAGATACGTTGGCTCCTTGGTCTCTCGCTCATAGACTGGCGCTCCTTCTCCGGCTGCCAGATGATGCGGGTCAAGGTCCGCCACGACATCTCCATTCCAGAAGATGCGCACGCGTTTCGTATCGGTGACCTCGCCGACGTGCTTCGCATTCAGGTCCCATTTCTTAAAGATGGCCTTGAGTTCTTCCTCCCGGCCCTTCTTGCACACGATGAGCATACGCTCCTGACTCTCCGAGAGCATGATCTCATACGGCGTCATTTTGCTTTCCCGTACCGGTACGCGGTCGAGATGTAGATCCATCCCGGTTCCAGACGACGCGGTCATTTCGAAGGACGAGCTCGTAATACCCGCTGCGCCCATATCCTGGATGCCTGCCACCACCTCCTCCTTCAACGCTTCGAGTGTCGCTTCCAGAAGGAGCTTTTCCTGAAATGGATCACCGACCTGGACGCTCGGGCGTTTCTCTTCACTCTCTTCCGAGATCTCTTCCGAGGCGAATGTCGCGCCGTGAATTCCATCTCGCCCCGTTGAGGAGCCGACGATATAGACAGGGCATCCGGCCTCATCCGCAGAAGCACTTGCAATCTTATCCGTGTCGACGATTCCGACACTCATTGCGTTAACGAGGGGATTGCCTTCGTAGGCCTCGTCGAAATAAACCTCGCCTGCGACGGTGGGCACCCCAAACGAATTACCATAGTCGCCAATGCCTCGCACGACGCCATCGAACAGGTATCGGACGCGTGGCTCATCCAGAGATCCAAACCGAAGCGAGTTGAGTGCGCAGATGGGTCGCGCGCCCATCGTGAAGATATCCCGGTGGATTCCGCCCACACCAGTAGCTGCGCCCTGGTACGGTTCGACCGCTGACGGGTGGTTGTGCGACTCGATCTTGAAAGCGACGCCCAGCCCTTCCCCGATGTCGACGAGTCCGGCGTTCTCTTCCCCGGCTGCCACGAGAAGTTGGTCGCCTTTGTTGGGAAGCGTCTTCAGGAGAGCGAGCGAGTTTTTGTAGGAGCAGTGCTCGCTCCACATGACGGAATAGATGCCGAGTTCGACGAACGTCGGCGTTCGGCCGAGCTCCTCGAGGATCCACTCGTATTCTTCTTCGGTCAGGCCATGCTCGAGCGCGAGGTCGAGATCAACGTCTGGAGCCTGGAGGATTGATTCAGCCATGGAGAAACGGTCTAGCGTGCTATAGACGGGGACGGTGCTTCAGCGCGTGCTGAAGTGCAAGACGGACAGATACAGGATAGCTAGGCTAAGGCAGGTACGCAAAGCCGTACGCCACAACGAGAATAACTATCCATGAACTGCCCCTCCTTGCGATCGGATGACGAGGTGACGCGTCGCTTCCCCATGAACGAGAGCGCAGCCACAGGCGTTGCGGCGGATTATAGAACATATGGAAGACCAACCGCGACGGCACGCCCAGTACAGAGCCCCATGATGGGAGAGGCGGGACCACTGCGAAACGCGATAAACAAAAAAAAGCCTCACCGCCGTGAAGCGATGAGGCTTTCAATGGAAACCTGGCAACGACCTACTCTCCCACCGTAATGGTAGTACCATCGGCGCTGCAGGGCTTAACTACTCTGTTCGGGATGGGAAGAGGTGTTGCCCCTGCGCTGTAGTCACCAGGAACTCGTTGCCGCGAAGTCGCGGCGAATATCTGACACAAAGAGTTCTATTCCGTAATGCGAGTATCTTGAGGCAAACTTGCGTGATAGCACGTGCAAAATAGGGGTGCTAAGCCTCATAGGTAATTAGTACAGCTCGGCTGAACATGTTGCCATGCTTACACCTGCTGCCTATCCACGTTCTCATCTCGAACGACCTATTGGGGAAATCTATTCTTGCGGGGGGCTTGGTGCTTAGATGCTTTCAGCGCTTATCCCTTCCGGACATAGCTACCGAGCGATACACCTGGCGGCATAACTCGTACACTAGCGGTCCGTCCACTTCGGTCCTCTCGTACTAGAAGCAGCTCCGCTCAAATTTCCAACGCCCTCAGTAGATAGGGACCGAACTGTCTCACGACGTTCTGAACCCAGCTCGCGTGCCGCTTTAATGGGCGAACAGCCCAACCCTTGGGACCTTCTTCAGCCCCAGGATGCGACGAGCCGACATCGAGGTGCCAAACCTCCGCGTCGATATGAACTCTTGGCGGAGATAAGCCTGTTATCCCCGGCGTACCTTTTATCCTTTGAGCGATGGCCCTTCCATACAGAACCACCGGATCACTAAGTCCAGCTTTCGCTCCTGTTCGACCTGTATGTCTCACAGTCAAGCACCCTTTTGCCTTTGCACTCTGCGCATGATTACCGACCATGCTGAGGGTACCTTTGAAATCCTCCGTTACTATTTAGGAGGAGACCGCCCCAGTCAAACTACCCGCCTGACAATGTCCCACGACCGGCTAACGGTCGATGGTTAGGCATCAATCAGGATTAGGGCGGTATTCCAAGGGTGACTCCACCACGCCTAGCGACGCAGCTTCAAAGTCTCCCGCCTATCCTGCACAAATCCTGACTAATGTCAATGCCAAGGTGTAGTAAAGGTGCACGGGGTCTTTCCGTCCCACTGAGGGAAGCCGGCGTCTTCACCGGCACCACAATTTCACCGAGCTCGCGGTCGAGACAGTATCCAAATCGTTGCACCATTCGTGCAGGTCGGAACTTACCCGACAAGGAATTTCGCTACCTTAGGACCGTTATAGTTACGGCCGCCGTTTACTGGGGCTTCAGTCGTGAGCTTCATACCCGAAGGTATTAACACACTCCCTTGACCTTCCAGTACCGGGCAGGTGTCAACCCCTATACGTCGTCTTGCGACTTAGCAGAGGTCTGTGTTTTTGTTAAACAGTCGTTTGGATCTGTTCACTGCGACCCACTCTCCCTTTTGAACGAGAGCGGGTGCCCCTTCTCCCGAAGTTACGGGGCTAATTTGCCGAATTCCTTAACCGCGAATCACTCGAGCGCCTGAGGATACTCTCCTCGCCTACCTGTGTCGGTTTAAGATACGAGCACTCTTGACAATGTACGACGCTTTTCTTGACGGCCTGCTTAGGGACTCTATTGGTTTGCCCGGAGGCTCCCCATACTGTCGCGTTTCAGCCTTCACGAGAACCGGATTTACCTAGTTCTCAGCCTACGCGCTTCAACGTGCTAATCCAACAGCACGCGGTCCTTACGCATCCGTGTCACGCCTTACATTAACGTCTTCGAGTGGTACGGGAATATTAACCCGTTTTCCATCGCCTACGCCTTTCGGCCTCGGCTTAGGTCTCGACTTACCCTGTTCCGATTAACGTTGAACAGGAATTCTTAGGCTTACGGCGGACAGGTTTCTCGCCTGTCTTATCGTTACTCATGCCTACATTTTCTTTTCCAGAAACTCCACAGCGCTTCACAACACTGCTTCGACGTCGCTGGAATGCTCCCCTACCATGTGCCTAAAAGACACATTCGAAGCTTCGGCGTTAGGTTTGATGCCCGGTTATTTTCGGCGCTAAACCGCTCGACCAGTGAGCTATTACGCACTCTTTTAATGAATGGCTGCTTCTAAGCCAACATCCTGGTTGTCTATGCAGTCTAACTTCCTTCGTTCAACTTAACCTAAACTTTGGGGCCTTAGCTGTCGATCTGGGTTGTTTCCCTCTCGGACACGGAGCTTATCCCCCGTGCCCTCACTGCCGCGGAACGTCTGATTGGTATTCGGAGTTTGTCTGGGTTTGGTACCCGGTGAAGGGCCCTAGCCCAATCAGTGCTCTACCTCCAATAGACTTTAACGCGGTGCTGCACCTAAATGCATTTCGGGGAGTACGAGCTATTTCCGGGTTTGATTGGCCTTTCACCCCTACCCACAGCTCATCCGATGACTTTTCAACGTCAGGCGGTTCGGTCCTCCACGCGGTCTTACCCGCGCTTCAACCTGGCCATAGGTAGCTCACCCGGTTTCGCGTCTGCCCCCACTGACTCATCGCCCTATTCAGACTTGCTTTCGCTGCGGTTTCGACCCTGAAGGTCTTAGCCTTGCCAGGGAGGAGCAACTCGTAGGCTCATTAAGCAAAAGGCACGCTGTCACCCCACGAAGGGGCTCCAACTGGTTGTAAGCTTTTGGTTTCAGGTACTTTTTACTCGCCTATTAGGCGTTCTTTTCACCTTTCCCTCACGGTACTGGTTCACTATCGGTCATGGATGAGTATTTAGCCTTACCAGATGGTGCTGGCAGATTCCCACAGGATTTCTCCTGTCCCGTGGTACTCAGGGACCCCGCTAGAGTCAGTTGCTTTACGTCTACAGGACTATCACCTTCTATGGTGCTGCTTTCCAGACAGCTTCGTCTTCGTCGCGTGACTCATATTGCGGGCCCTACAACCCTGATGCAGCCGAAACCACATCAGTTTGGGCTTTTTCCCTTTCGCTCGCCGCTACTCAGGAAATCACTCTTGTTCTCTTCTCCTCCGGCTACTGAGATGTTTCAGTTGGCCGGGTTTGCTCTTAACACCTATGTATTCAGTGCTAAGTGGCAGGCTGAACCTACCGGGTTTCCCCATTCGGACATCTACGGATCTCAGCTCATTTGCAGCTCCCCGTAGCTTATCGCAGCTTATCACGTCCTTCATCGCCTATCCATGCCAAGGCATTCACCAAAAGCCTTAAGTATGCTTAACACCCTCTATTTTGCACGTGCTACCTCGCGGCAGCAGCCAAAATAACGTGTTAGCACGCCGTTTGCTCTCGAGATACTCTCGGTATATCTTGGTCCGTGCAGAACCAAGTATACGTGGCATTACGGAACGTTAGAACTCTCTATGTCAAAAGAACGAAGACCCTTACTTAAAACTGGGCCTCAGTGGAGTTAGTCGGATTCGAACCGACGACCCCCTGCTTGCAAAGCAGGTGCTCTACCAACTGAGCTATAACCCCGCCTGATAAGTTTTGCGGTCAAGCAATGTGGGGCTGGGAGGAGTTGAACCTCCGACCTCACGCTTATCAGGCGTGCGCTCTAACCACCTGAGCTACAGCCCCCTTTCAGGCACTTGCCCGTGTGGGCACATGGCCGTTTAGGCCTCCCTGTTGGGACTGTACCTGCTCAAACGGGTTCTTCTTGATTGGATGGGAAGCACAGCGAGTCCGGTCGATTCCATCGAGGCGGCGTCGAACAAGTAACTCTTTAAGAGGTGATCCAGCCGCACCTTCCGGTACGGCTACCTTGTTACGACTTAGCCCCAGTCACTGAGCTCACCTTCGGCCGCTCCCTCCCTAAGGTTGGGTCACGGACTTCGGGCACTCTCAGCTTCCATGGCTTGACGGGCGGTGTGTACAAGGCCCGGGAACGTATTCACCGTGGCATTGCTGATCCACGATTACTAGCGATTCC containing:
- the purL gene encoding phosphoribosylformylglycinamidine synthase subunit PurL, producing the protein MAESILQAPDVDLDLALEHGLTEEEYEWILEELGRTPTFVELGIYSVMWSEHCSYKNSLALLKTLPNKGDQLLVAAGEENAGLVDIGEGLGVAFKIESHNHPSAVEPYQGAATGVGGIHRDIFTMGARPICALNSLRFGSLDEPRVRYLFDGVVRGIGDYGNSFGVPTVAGEVYFDEAYEGNPLVNAMSVGIVDTDKIASASADEAGCPVYIVGSSTGRDGIHGATFASEEISEESEEKRPSVQVGDPFQEKLLLEATLEALKEEVVAGIQDMGAAGITSSSFEMTASSGTGMDLHLDRVPVRESKMTPYEIMLSESQERMLIVCKKGREEELKAIFKKWDLNAKHVGEVTDTKRVRIFWNGDVVADLDPHHLAAGEGAPVYERETKEPTYLNETRTFDPTSIQDVTPETASDAFLTLLEAPNIASKRWVFEQYDTMVRTNTVVGPGPSDAAIVRVKGTDRGLAVKTDCNGRYVYLNPRRGAQIAVAEAARNVTCAGGKPMAITNCLNFGNPYKPEVYWTFEQAIRGMSDACTTLETPVTGGNVSLYNEHPEGAVFPTPTIGMLGVVDDVAEHSTTSAFQEDGDVLFLLSPDTWAHRDDIGGSEYLATLHGMTAGDAPYIDLEEERAVQNAMLTLIRDGIVQHAHDVSDGGLAIALAESAIHGQVGGQVDLGAVDDIRADAILFGEAQSRITFSTRANAAERVKEVLADIDGVSVRRIGEVGGANLKLTVSGSEYLDADVGAISDVYENAIPKRMNA
- the trxA gene encoding thioredoxin gives rise to the protein MADNPNVVTLTDDNFEEEVLNADKPVLVDFWATWCGPCRQIAPIIEDLADDFEGRAKIGKLDVDNNPRTAQEYGVRSIPTLLFFKNGEVEEQLVGAMAKSALAKKLEALSGQPA
- a CDS encoding proline dehydrogenase family protein; amino-acid sequence: MKLPFVLASRFVAGETLESALPVVDELNAKGLHVALDLLGEHIHDREKAERARDAYIDLVHTMAERPKSHLRNRISIKLSMMGQMIDEDFCLDNLRQLLEVAASKDIFVRLDMEDSDLTQSTLDLFETVYPDYPDHVGPVLQAMLKRTDQDIGRMCELGASVRLCKGAYGEPASVAYQDMDIIRARYIDYMERLLQHTDYSGIATHDDQLINATKAYAAKQGIAPERYEFQMLYGLRPETQEKLAADGYNMMVYVPYGTEWFPYFYRRLRERKENVFFILRNLFRS
- a CDS encoding LysM peptidoglycan-binding domain-containing protein; translated protein: MRVKLFIPRLFVFGLVALLVSGCQMQSDALQPPPAPDPETALAEPDPVTHAVDAEKAVPARTTTAATRTLQQRLDDASAEARVIHALAKQSQLRIFDFHPTVKDGRLTLSGDVNTSEQHRVLERVLARVDGVHSVNNQVTVAGQSVAEARQMIADAGGDTESKGAYYTVRSGDTLWKIARRHRASVERIKDLNEIRGTSLQPGQRIRVR
- the trxB gene encoding thioredoxin-disulfide reductase yields the protein MFDDIDFSDAEMHDVVIIGTGPAGWTAAIYAARADLDPLIYMGPEPGGQLTTTTDVENYPGFPEGILGPEMMERFQQQAERFGTESRYGTVTHVDFSERPYRLLVDEETPVYAQAVIVSTGASARYLGLENEQRLIGKGVTACATCDGSFFRGETVAVVGGGDSAMEEATFLTKFAKKVYVLHRRDELRASKIMQERAFENDKIEFVWNTEVIDVLGENQVEGIEVINNETGETRVMDEVTGLFLAIGHTPNTEPFMGWLDTDDNGYIITKPDSTYTNVPGVFASGDAQDHEYRQAVTAAGTGCMAAIDAERWLAEHGRVDPQAEKKRVAEPKATAAKS